A genomic segment from Ignavibacteriales bacterium encodes:
- a CDS encoding ATP-binding protein yields MKIKSVKIKNFRSYKDEISIEIGNLTAFVGKNDIGKSSLLEVLDFFFNEGKGVIKLDKDDINKSALAVGDNEIIITVEFEELPPTIVIDSTNETTLQNEYLLNQYGRLTIIKKYPNAGKEKVFVKAYHPNNPHCRDLLKKTNTELRAILSDSNIECTDRTRNAVMRTAIWDHYRDSLQLEDIEIDVTKADVKSIWEKLQEYLPLYSLFQSDRKNSDGDSEVQDPLKEAVKQILKNVELKTLLSRVAAEVETKLRDVASSTLEKLNELNPDVANSLNPIIPSSENLKWLDVFKSVSIAGDEDIPINKRGSGIKRLILLSFFRAEAERRRAEKSIPSIVYAIEEPETSQHTEHQKKLMTALLTLAGVANTQILLTTHSAVAVKELKFEHIRLIAETVEGKTIKEVIPNQLPYPSLNEVNFLAFNEVTEEYHNELYGFIDAEGWLNNFKNGKPTMSYIKVLRGGNTRLEQIILTEYIRHQIHHPENTNNIRFTNEQLCESINLMRDFIEAQP; encoded by the coding sequence ATGAAAATTAAGTCAGTCAAAATAAAAAATTTTAGAAGCTATAAAGATGAGATCAGTATTGAAATTGGTAATCTCACTGCTTTTGTTGGAAAGAATGACATTGGTAAATCTTCTCTTCTTGAAGTATTAGATTTTTTCTTCAACGAAGGAAAGGGTGTAATCAAATTAGATAAAGATGATATAAACAAATCAGCGTTAGCTGTTGGGGACAATGAAATTATTATTACTGTTGAATTTGAAGAATTACCTCCAACGATTGTAATTGACAGCACTAACGAAACCACACTCCAAAATGAATATCTATTAAATCAATATGGACGCTTGACAATCATAAAAAAATATCCCAACGCAGGAAAAGAAAAAGTTTTTGTCAAAGCTTATCATCCAAACAATCCGCATTGCAGAGATTTACTGAAGAAAACGAATACAGAGTTAAGAGCAATACTTAGCGATAGTAATATTGAATGTACTGATAGAACTAGGAATGCAGTGATGCGAACTGCAATCTGGGATCATTATCGCGATTCACTTCAATTAGAAGATATTGAAATTGACGTTACAAAAGCGGATGTCAAATCCATTTGGGAAAAACTGCAAGAGTATTTGCCTTTATATTCATTATTTCAATCTGATAGAAAAAACAGTGATGGAGATAGTGAAGTACAAGACCCGTTAAAAGAAGCGGTAAAACAAATTCTCAAAAATGTAGAACTGAAAACTTTATTAAGCAGAGTTGCAGCTGAAGTTGAAACGAAATTAAGAGATGTAGCAAGTAGCACTCTTGAAAAACTAAACGAGCTGAATCCTGATGTTGCAAATTCTCTTAATCCAATCATTCCTTCTTCAGAAAATTTAAAATGGTTAGATGTTTTTAAAAGTGTTTCCATTGCTGGAGACGAGGATATTCCAATTAATAAAAGAGGTAGTGGAATAAAGCGTTTAATCCTGCTAAGCTTCTTTAGAGCAGAAGCAGAAAGAAGAAGGGCAGAAAAAAGTATTCCAAGCATTGTTTATGCTATTGAAGAACCCGAAACATCACAGCATACTGAACATCAGAAAAAATTAATGACCGCACTTTTAACTCTTGCAGGAGTTGCAAACACTCAAATCCTTTTGACAACACACAGTGCAGTTGCAGTGAAAGAACTGAAGTTCGAACATATCCGCCTTATAGCTGAAACTGTAGAAGGCAAAACAATAAAAGAAGTTATTCCAAATCAGTTGCCTTATCCCTCACTTAACGAAGTAAACTTTTTAGCGTTTAATGAAGTTACCGAAGAATATCACAATGAACTCTATGGATTTATTGACGCAGAAGGATGGTTGAACAATTTCAAAAATGGCAAACCAACTATGAGTTACATCAAAGTATTAAGAGGTGGAAATACAAGATTAGAACAAATAATACTTACAGAATATATCAGGCATCAAATTCATCATCCCGAAAACACGAACAATATAAGATTTACAAATGAGCAACTTTGTGAATCTATAAATCTAATGAGAGATTTTATTGAAGCACAACCATAA
- a CDS encoding restriction endonuclease subunit S — protein MKSNFKRIGNYLQLVDERNTGLKITRLLGINITKNFMPSVANTSGVDLSRYKTVKKDRFACNIMHVGRDEKLPIALYAEDEPAIVSPAYMTFEVINTQELLPEYLMMIFQRAEFDRFTWFVSDNSVRGGLDWERFCEIEIPIPDDIKEQKLFVEIYSKLLTNQACYDNSLNDLELICDSFMESLLQTEVPKVLGSYIKQSEEYNSNYTIKNLLGISVEKKFFPSKTKQEGIDFRSYKIVRKRQFGYVTVTSRNGEKISIALLEESDGIVSSTYLVFDIIDKDVLLPEFLFLWFKRPEFDRYARYHSWGSARETFDWTDMCNVKLPIPDVEIQKSIVAIHHTLETRKRLNNKLKNLIAPLCPILVKGVIGNFKLVTS, from the coding sequence ATGAAATCAAACTTTAAACGTATTGGAAATTATTTGCAGTTGGTTGATGAACGTAACACTGGACTAAAAATTACTCGCCTTTTAGGTATAAATATTACTAAAAACTTTATGCCTTCAGTCGCTAATACTTCTGGCGTCGATTTATCAAGATACAAAACAGTTAAGAAAGATAGATTTGCTTGTAATATCATGCATGTAGGTAGAGATGAAAAACTGCCAATCGCTTTATACGCTGAAGATGAACCGGCCATTGTTTCACCTGCTTATATGACTTTTGAAGTAATCAATACTCAAGAATTATTACCAGAATATTTAATGATGATATTTCAACGCGCTGAGTTCGATAGGTTTACTTGGTTTGTAAGTGATAATAGCGTAAGGGGTGGTTTGGATTGGGAAAGATTTTGTGAAATAGAAATTCCAATCCCAGATGATATTAAAGAACAAAAACTATTTGTTGAAATATATAGTAAATTACTTACCAATCAGGCGTGCTACGACAATAGTTTAAATGATCTTGAATTAATTTGTGATTCATTTATGGAATCACTTTTACAAACTGAAGTACCAAAAGTATTGGGTTCATACATTAAGCAATCAGAAGAGTACAACTCTAATTACACAATAAAAAATCTTTTAGGTATTAGTGTTGAAAAGAAATTTTTTCCATCTAAAACAAAACAAGAAGGTATTGATTTCAGAAGTTACAAGATTGTTAGAAAAAGGCAATTTGGATATGTTACTGTAACTTCAAGAAATGGTGAAAAAATTTCAATTGCATTATTGGAAGAGTCAGATGGCATTGTTTCAAGTACATATCTAGTATTTGATATTATTGATAAAGATGTTCTTTTGCCTGAATTTCTTTTTCTATGGTTTAAACGACCAGAGTTTGATCGTTACGCTAGATACCACTCTTGGGGTAGTGCAAGAGAAACTTTCGACTGGACTGATATGTGCAATGTAAAATTGCCAATTCCAGATGTTGAAATTCAAAAATCAATTGTAGCGATCCACCATACACTTGAAACCCGAAAAAGATTAAATAATAAATTAAAAAACTTGATTGCTCCTCTATGCCCTATCTTAGTTAAAGGAGTTATTGGAAATTTTAAACTTGTAACTTCATAA